One Takifugu flavidus isolate HTHZ2018 chromosome 3, ASM371156v2, whole genome shotgun sequence genomic window, GTAATTTGCTCAGTTGTTTATCTTTTTTCTCAGTTTCCGTGAGTGATGTAGAGGCGATACGAGAGGGCCACCAGTCTGAGGTCCTGCTGAGCATCGCTGAGGAGTTCCCAGCAGATCGTTGTTTCACACTGGTCTTCCGCAGCCGTAGAGTCAACCTGGACCTTGTGGCTGAGTCAGCTGAGGAAGCACAGTCCTGGATCAGAGGCATTAGGAAGCTGATGGAGAATCTGGAGAACATGGGGGAGCGAGAGAAACTGGACCAGTATCCTTTACTTGCCTTCATAAATTAATCTACATCAGGTTGATTGATTGGcaattttggatttttattcAAAACGATTTAAGTCAAGAAGGTTGTTCATGGTCTCCACTACATAACATCCATTATTCATGTTTCAATACGCTTTGGTGTGGTATTGGAAATTTCTCAATACCGCCACTTACCAAGTGATTAATGTTTGATTGGGTCTAACGATACTTTTCCTCAAGTATCATTATCAGATGGATCAGTGACTGGTTCAAGAAAGCGGACAAAAACAACGACGGCCGGATGAACTTCAAAGAAGTGCAAGATTTACTGAAGATGATGAACGTGGACATGAGTGAGCACCATGCTCATCGTCTCTTTACAGTAAGTCCCTACAATTGAACCTCAAGATAATGAGGAAGCATGTGCTTTGTCTACCTATAGAGCGATGATatatcctcttcctgtctcacaGATGGCTGATAAATCGCAGTCAGGTACCCTTGAGGATGATGAGTTTGTGCTCTTCTACAAGATGTTAACTCAGAGGGAGGATGTGCTGAAGGTTTTCCAGGAGTACTCGACTCATGGGCAGAAGTTATCCCAGGGTGACCTGGAGGACTtcctgagggaggagcagcttgAGGAGGGTGATATTCAGCAGCATGCCAAGCAGCTCATTGAGCGCTATGAGCCATCTGACACAGGTGCACAGACAGTGATGAAGGAGCTGTCCTTCATTGAGGAAAAGTACATCTGATAAGATCTTTCTGTGTTTCTAGCCAAGCTGCTAAATGCCATGACGTTTGATGGCTTCTTGATGTATCTTGGCTCAATGGAGGGCTCCATTTTTAACCCTCAACGGCGGGGCATCTTCCAGGACATGAGCCAGCCCCTGTGCCATTACTTTATTGCCTCCTCCCACAACACCTACCTAATGGAGGATCAGCTCAGAGGGCATAGCAGTATGGAGGGATATATCAGGTAATGATTGGAGGATAACTCTGCTGACAATATCACCACAGCTATTATTAATAGAATTGTTCTATGAGCTATGAAAAAAAGATACATATATGTAAATGTTAGATCTAAGCTGAATGCTTCAAATCATTCTGCTTTGAGCATTTTGGACCTGTGAGAAGCTTGCAATTGCACCTTTGTCcgctgattttgttttgtttttttgcatttttttaaacactgcTTTCTAGATTTGGATAAAGGCCAACTAGTTATGGCCCATTTGGGTAACATGAACCATGGAAGGATTATAAATTAAGAGTCATGTTAAGTCTTACTGGTCAAGCTCTGTGGATGACTGGGACCAAATCTGTTCCCCAAACCTTTTAGATATATAAGGGTTTCCCCCTGGTGAAAATTGCTTCCCTAATGTTCTCTAATCTGTCCCATTGACCCTGAGAGTGGTCATGACATTTACTCATTGTTCTGAACTAATCCCTCACCATCAGTTCTACAAAATtcattaataaaacaaagcagGATTTGTGACGACAAACTGCTTTTAAGTGATTATTTCATTTAATCGGAGATGCCAATGCAGCTTGAGTATAATAATGGTGTTGAATGCAAATTTAACttgtatatttacatttttctgtGGCCGTAAATATACTGTAGAAGTGCAGGAATAATAAAAGTAATGGATTTCTCTGTCTGTCAGGGCTTTGAGTCGTGGCTGTCGGTGTGTGGAGGTGGACTGCTGGGACGGTGCCAACGGAGAGCCCATAGTCTACCATGGACACACTTTCACCTCCAAGATACTCTTTAAAGATGTGGTCGGTGCAGTGGCCAACTATGCCTTCAAGGTAACGTCATACAATCAGGCTTTAAATCAGCCCGAATTCTTAGTCCTGTCAAGTGTTTTTGTGATCTGTTGTTGCAACTCCTGTTTTGATGGTTGTGGTATTTGGGGGGTGAGGTGATGAAGTGATGACACGGCATCAGTTTCATCTCATAAATTCATTAGTGACTACAACTCTGCTGTGGTATCTATGACCTATTCTAAAAGCTGGGACTAATAGCCGGAGATCTGACATTTTCTATGTAGTGTCAGCATCTTGCCAAAGTGAACAGCTGCCAGGTGAACATGCATGTTAGAACTCACAGTGTACAAGCATCGACCCACAACTGATTATTGCCGCCTTTTGGCCCCTTGTTCATCTACTTTCTGCCACCCAAGCACAACACAGGTGTATGGCAGCAGGTGTATTAGCTTTCCCCCATAATAATACCGTCCAGTGTTAAATTACAAACTCACTCgctccctcacccctcctctTACCCATCCAGGTGTCAGAATATCCAGTCATCCTGTCCGTCGAGAACCACTGCGGTATTGAGCAGCAAAGAGTCATGGCCGAACACCTCAACCACATTCTCGGTGACAAGCTGCTAAAAAGCACCCTGAATGGCAAGGCCCTGGTTGGACTGCCATCACCTGAGGTGAAAACAGCACTTTTAAACAACGACCCACTGTTTTAGAACATGCATATGTTACGTTGTCTCCCCGTAGGGGATGATAatcctattttcttttttcaaaaattTCCTACTTGGTTTGGCTCTGAATTTGCTGTCAAACACCTTCGCCGACCTTGATTCTTCTTCGTGTTGATATTTTTTGGGGCATCATCACAGTCattatttcttttgttgtttcctgATAATTGTAGTGTTTTCTTCTGTACCTGAAGTGTTAGAAACAGTTGGCCGATGATGTAAATGTTATGTGACCTTCTTTTCAGGACCTCAGAGGAAAGATACTGTTGAAGGCGAAGAAAATTGGACCGTTGGAAGACAGTTTCAGAGGTATTACGGAGGATTCTCAGACCGGGGAAGTCAGCGAGGAAGATGAGGTGGCGGAAATCGACGATGACGATGTCCATCGTGACAGCGTGCGGCGCAGGGTTATGGTAGGTCAGACGCGGAACCAGACAGTCTGatcagtcagacagacaatcAGGAGTTCAGATAAATCAGGAAGTGGATTTCAATATGTTAATGGACCTCTTAATACTTTAAGCAGACTAAGCTAAAATGAGTGCACTTCTTTTAATTGACAGAGCTTGTTAATTACAGTTTAGAGTCTTGTGTGGTTTCATTGTATGAATGAATACTGGGGGCGTTCTCTGATgtagtgctttaaaatagaactGTCTGGCACCTGCAGAGATGACTGTAGTGCCAGCCGGTCTAGGGGGGTGAGGTGTGTGGGCAGACGAGCCAGATCAGCTATCATGCTGCGGTAGACAGGCATCCATTGGAATGTTTGGCAGGTTTCACTGTTGCTTTTGGACTGGTCATGGATCTCTACGGTcatgaggccacccaacagcaCTTATGTTTCTGCTTGGCACTGTTCGCTCAGGATCACTTACACTATTTTCACAGGGGTTGTCTCAAGGTTTCAGAGAACGTGAACTGCTCGACCATGAAGGCTTTCCAACGCATCGCAAGGGTTTACCCTATCCTGCGCATTTCATTAAGGGGTTGAAGTTCTCCGAGTCTCGTGTAAAGAGGGTTAATTACCTCTGTTAATGTCAGGGATTGCAATTACTCAATAGAAATTTGACATAAACACATTTGTTCTAATGGCCATTAAAAGATGAATGATACAGCAGGCgtgaacatttttaatttgaagAGTTATCAGATGGATCTGTTTTTTACAGCTCTCAAAGTTGAGTCCTCTTGAATTTATGTTTGCTgctttcatcttttgttttatGCATTGCTGCTGCATGTTCACAGAGGTCAAAGCAGCGACTGTCCAAGGAGCTTTCAGACTGTGTTGTGTACTGCAAGAGCGTCCATTTCAGGAGCTTCAAGCATTCCCGCATCCACTCCAAGTTCTATGAGGTGGCTTCTTTTACGGAGTCTAAGGCACGAAAACATCTGAGGGAGGCTGGTAAGTCCAAGCTTTTCACCACAAGGAAATTTGCACTCACTTGCACTTTATCTCCATTGTGTTTATTTCTCCAAGGAAATACAGTGGCCGCACTTCTTGGTACATTCTAATGTTTCTGGCTATAGAGACAGACAAAAAAGATATGGGCAGCTGGACCAATGATGAGATGTACACTGACTATATGATCATGAAATCCAATTTAATAGTttgaaaaaacatttacagtagGATATCAGTGTGGTTGTCCAAGCTAAATTTATATTGTACTACATGGATGTGCAGTTAAATCACTATTTGTATAATGCTCCTTCGAGGTTCGCTGGAAACTCAGGAACATTTTAGTTTCTGCTTTAGTTCCAGGAACGAAAAACACAGGTTTGGAAGTAAGGCTCTTATTCTCTTGACAGAAAATTCCCTTGTCTTCTTAATCGCTTTATCCATTTTGGGGTCATGGGTAGGGtcgaaggcagggtccacccctggatgagacACCAGTTCATCCTTAATTCAGGCAAAACTGAGTTCAtagtgtttggtcctgaacctcttagggatagattagatcacatgatcactctagatcaggggtgggcaaacattttgattcgtgggccacaatgggttctaacatttgacaaaggggccggaccaggagcagatggatggatggagtgctttggtaacctcacctcattggagaaaaaatacacatcttgggatatggagaaaacatgtgctttaatttcaaatgaaaatgaagagaagcattacaacaaaatatctgactttggaatgagtcttaaaacacttaaaatcaaatgaataaaatgtgcctttttaaaaaaaattaataaccatttctattttaaagcactgaaagttctgttatccttcaggatatcaccatcactctcctcctgactatcttttttctagtgggaaaacaccaga contains:
- the plcd4a gene encoding 1-phosphatidylinositol 4,5-bisphosphate phosphodiesterase delta-4 — translated: MASIGSSLRVREDDNLQSMLVGSVMRKIKSRTWKKQRYFKLQEDCMTIWYKSKKAGNTHSTFSVSDVEAIREGHQSEVLLSIAEEFPADRCFTLVFRSRRVNLDLVAESAEEAQSWIRGIRKLMENLENMGEREKLDQWISDWFKKADKNNDGRMNFKEVQDLLKMMNVDMSEHHAHRLFTMADKSQSGTLEDDEFVLFYKMLTQREDVLKVFQEYSTHGQKLSQGDLEDFLREEQLEEGDIQQHAKQLIERYEPSDTAKLLNAMTFDGFLMYLGSMEGSIFNPQRRGIFQDMSQPLCHYFIASSHNTYLMEDQLRGHSSMEGYIRALSRGCRCVEVDCWDGANGEPIVYHGHTFTSKILFKDVVGAVANYAFKVSEYPVILSVENHCGIEQQRVMAEHLNHILGDKLLKSTLNGKALVGLPSPEDLRGKILLKAKKIGPLEDSFRGITEDSQTGEVSEEDEVAEIDDDDVHRDSVRRRVMRSKQRLSKELSDCVVYCKSVHFRSFKHSRIHSKFYEVASFTESKARKHLREAGAEFVYHNSRQLTRVYPSGFRTDSSNFNPQEMWNAGCQIVALNFQTAGEGMDLNDGLFRQNGNCGFILKPSFMRLAEKRFDPETPHERDNYKPIVLTVQVISGQQLPKVNIKEDSIVDPLVRVEIHGVPLDQAKQETRYIENNGFNPVWYDTLRFTIHTPELAMVRFVVEDYDKTSKNDFVGQYTLPLSCMQQGYRHIHLLSKDGTSIPPASLFVHIRITDLE